The following proteins are co-located in the Trichocoleus sp. FACHB-46 genome:
- the crtB gene encoding cyanoexosortase B, translating to MLIRRKVPIAIERYVLNGAILGLLALLYAPLLWHWVDGWLNKSISTEHEYFSHGLIGLPFAAYIAWNQRNEWRRLPEANHPLGIAFLSLGAVFYLSGLSDLVNLSLPAILVGLCLWLKGMPGLKLQGFPLILVFLATPTELPYLIAPYTLPLQHFIAAIAGFILNQFGMDVTVEQIYLYVGDRIVEVAPYCAGLKMLFTSLYVGLMLVYWTGTWTSRTKTSLFFLGTVVISVSANILRNTLLTFFHGTGQEKAFEWLHAGWGGDLYSACMLGLTVLLLTKIDQFFSSNPESDGAEGVAE from the coding sequence ATGCTAATCAGGCGTAAAGTTCCCATTGCGATCGAGCGCTATGTCCTCAATGGCGCAATTCTAGGTCTACTGGCGTTGCTCTACGCTCCCTTACTATGGCATTGGGTAGATGGCTGGCTCAACAAAAGTATCAGCACTGAACATGAATACTTTAGTCACGGGCTGATTGGCTTACCCTTTGCTGCCTACATTGCCTGGAACCAACGAAACGAGTGGCGGCGCTTACCCGAAGCCAACCATCCGCTCGGAATTGCCTTCTTGAGTTTAGGAGCCGTTTTCTACCTCAGCGGCCTCTCAGATCTAGTCAACTTATCCTTGCCTGCCATCTTGGTGGGGTTGTGCTTGTGGCTAAAAGGCATGCCAGGCTTAAAGCTGCAAGGTTTCCCATTGATCTTAGTATTTCTGGCAACCCCCACTGAGTTACCTTACCTAATTGCGCCCTACACCTTGCCGCTACAACACTTCATTGCCGCGATCGCCGGGTTTATTCTCAATCAGTTTGGGATGGATGTAACGGTCGAGCAGATTTATCTATATGTGGGCGATCGCATTGTGGAAGTAGCGCCTTACTGCGCTGGCTTAAAGATGCTGTTTACCAGCCTCTATGTTGGCCTGATGCTAGTTTACTGGACAGGCACTTGGACATCACGAACCAAAACTAGCTTGTTTTTCCTTGGCACCGTGGTCATTAGTGTCAGCGCCAATATTTTGCGCAACACACTTTTGACCTTTTTTCATGGCACTGGACAGGAAAAAGCATTTGAGTGGTTGCATGCAGGCTGGGGCGGTGACTTGTATTCTGCCTGTATGCTAGGGCTGACTGTCCTGCTCTTGACCAAAATTGATCAGTTTTTCTCCAGCAACCCTGAAAGTGATGGTGCTGAGGGCGTGGCTGAGTAA
- a CDS encoding cyanoexosortase B system-associated protein: protein MTHSPAIMRFLPKSFQQMQLPKLALLLLLLLLLGIGAAPSYLTGHWRWAHPPKDAAFKQLRNLENTELNLPGWKTRKRQTVPIGGHEWLAQEIEAESLVLLPPQSLNSTASRLSAPEPARAVLLLTAPRSEKNQPEVEWMDINGFQRWTTDSARLSRFTVDVENSAAVKLGSDSKTSAKSPIPVKARFLRGWNQQQTFAVLQWYAWPAGGSPAPSDWFWADRAAQLRNARQPWVAVCLLIPIEPLGEIDTVWPMAESLAQTVQAALIKGPLTAEPRSPGK from the coding sequence GTGACTCATTCCCCTGCCATCATGCGGTTCTTACCTAAATCCTTCCAGCAGATGCAGTTACCCAAACTTGCTCTATTACTGCTGTTGTTATTGCTGCTAGGAATTGGAGCCGCCCCCAGCTACTTGACTGGTCACTGGCGGTGGGCTCACCCGCCCAAGGATGCAGCCTTTAAACAACTACGAAATCTAGAGAACACAGAATTAAACTTACCTGGCTGGAAGACCCGGAAGCGACAAACAGTACCCATTGGCGGGCATGAATGGCTAGCCCAAGAGATTGAGGCTGAATCCCTAGTGCTATTACCGCCTCAATCACTTAATAGTACAGCGAGCCGCTTGTCTGCCCCTGAGCCTGCAAGAGCAGTATTACTACTCACCGCTCCTAGGAGTGAAAAAAACCAACCGGAAGTCGAGTGGATGGACATCAATGGGTTTCAGCGTTGGACCACAGACTCAGCTCGGCTGTCCCGATTTACCGTAGACGTAGAAAATTCTGCTGCCGTCAAGTTGGGTTCAGATAGTAAGACCTCAGCAAAGTCTCCCATTCCCGTGAAAGCCCGGTTTTTACGCGGCTGGAATCAACAACAAACCTTTGCGGTTTTGCAATGGTATGCTTGGCCCGCAGGTGGCAGTCCAGCTCCGAGTGATTGGTTTTGGGCTGATCGAGCTGCCCAACTGCGCAATGCTCGCCAACCTTGGGTCGCTGTCTGTCTACTGATTCCTATTGAACCTCTCGGTGAGATTGATACTGTTTGGCCTATGGCGGAATCACTCGCTCAAACGGTGCAAGCTGCCTTAATCAAAGGCCCCCTCACGGCTGAGCCGCGATCGCCAGGTAAGTAG
- the moeB gene encoding molybdopterin-synthase adenylyltransferase MoeB translates to MLNPNLDEIQLTKDEYERYSRHLILPEVSLEGQKRLKAASVLCIGTGGLGAPLLLYLAAAGIGRIGIVDFDVVDHSNLQRQVIHGTSWVGKPKIESAKNRILEINPNCQVDLYETRLSSENALDIVEPYDIVVDGTDNFPTRYLVNDACVLLNKPNVYGSIYRFEGQATVFNYEGGPNYRDLYPEPPPPGLVPSCAEGGVLGILPGIIGVIQATETVKIILGKGTTLSGRLLLYNALDMKFRELKLRPNPVRPVIEKLVDYEEFCGIPQAKAAEAQQQAEIPEMTVQDLKQLLDSSADDFVLIDVRNPNEYEIAQIPGAILVPLPDIESGEGVTKVKEALNGHRLIAHCKMGGRSAKALGILKQAGITGTNVKGGIQAWSREIDPSVPEY, encoded by the coding sequence ATGCTCAATCCCAATTTGGATGAGATCCAACTCACAAAAGACGAATACGAACGGTATTCTCGCCACTTGATTCTGCCAGAAGTCAGTCTGGAAGGGCAAAAGCGCCTTAAGGCGGCTAGCGTTCTCTGCATTGGCACAGGCGGCTTGGGTGCGCCGCTGCTACTCTATTTAGCCGCAGCAGGAATTGGCCGCATTGGTATTGTGGACTTTGACGTGGTGGACCACTCAAACCTCCAGCGTCAAGTGATCCACGGTACTTCTTGGGTGGGTAAGCCCAAGATCGAGTCGGCTAAGAACCGAATTCTCGAAATCAACCCCAACTGTCAAGTTGATTTGTACGAGACTCGCCTCAGTTCTGAAAATGCCCTCGATATCGTTGAACCTTACGACATTGTGGTGGATGGCACTGACAACTTCCCCACTCGTTATTTGGTCAACGATGCTTGCGTGTTGCTGAACAAGCCCAACGTCTACGGCTCCATCTATCGCTTTGAAGGCCAAGCGACGGTCTTCAACTACGAAGGTGGCCCCAACTACCGCGACCTCTATCCCGAACCCCCACCGCCGGGACTCGTACCTTCCTGCGCTGAGGGTGGCGTTTTGGGAATTCTGCCAGGTATTATCGGGGTGATTCAAGCCACCGAAACGGTCAAAATCATTCTGGGCAAAGGCACCACGTTGAGTGGTCGGCTGCTGCTTTACAACGCCTTGGATATGAAATTCCGGGAGTTGAAGCTGCGGCCCAATCCGGTGCGACCCGTAATCGAGAAGCTGGTAGATTACGAAGAGTTCTGTGGCATTCCCCAAGCTAAGGCAGCGGAAGCCCAGCAACAAGCGGAAATTCCTGAGATGACGGTGCAAGACCTGAAGCAACTGCTCGACAGCAGTGCGGATGACTTTGTGCTGATCGATGTTCGCAACCCGAATGAGTACGAAATTGCCCAGATTCCTGGCGCTATTTTGGTGCCCCTCCCCGACATTGAAAGCGGCGAAGGCGTGACTAAAGTCAAAGAAGCCCTGAATGGTCATCGTTTGATCGCTCATTGCAAAATGGGCGGACGATCGGCTAAAGCTCTCGGCATCCTGAAGCAAGCAGGCATCACTGGAACCAATGTGAAGGGTGGTATTCAAGCTTGGAGTCGGGAAATCGATCCTTCTGTGCCTGAATATTAA
- a CDS encoding DegT/DnrJ/EryC1/StrS aminotransferase family protein, with protein sequence MNIAAATIPFVDLTLQHQPIQTQIEQAIQAVVRQGDYVLGQALTEFELAFATACGAEHGIGVACGTDAIALGLQACGVGPGDEVILPANTFVATLIGVLRAGATPVLVDCELETGLMDLAAAAKAITPKTKVLLPVHLYGQMVSPRQLLDLADAHNLLIFEDAAQAHLAERDGYRAGSVGIAAAFSFYPSKNLGAVGDGGMVVTQDTSVAQTMRSLRNYGAPRKYFHTEYGTNSRLDTLQAAVLNVKLPHLAEWNRDRNQIAQYYDALLQPLHSMGLVPVTNQSSSGHVYHLYVLRVQDCPLTRQLIQEELSAQNIQTGIHYPIPCHLQPAFQNLGYKMGDFPQAEQLCQEILSLPMYPGLTPAQVERVVATLKGLLQAYPPAANTQLCTPVMAN encoded by the coding sequence ATGAATATCGCCGCTGCAACCATTCCATTTGTCGATCTCACCCTTCAACATCAACCCATTCAAACTCAGATTGAACAAGCGATCCAAGCAGTAGTGCGGCAGGGAGATTATGTGTTGGGTCAAGCACTGACAGAGTTTGAATTGGCCTTTGCCACTGCTTGTGGCGCTGAGCATGGAATTGGAGTTGCTTGTGGTACCGATGCGATCGCCTTGGGTCTACAGGCCTGTGGCGTTGGGCCAGGTGACGAGGTGATTCTACCAGCCAATACCTTTGTTGCCACCTTGATTGGAGTCTTACGGGCAGGGGCAACCCCAGTCCTAGTGGACTGTGAGCTAGAAACAGGGCTGATGGATTTAGCTGCTGCTGCCAAAGCGATCACGCCAAAAACCAAGGTGCTGCTGCCAGTACATCTCTACGGCCAGATGGTGTCGCCTCGGCAGCTTTTAGACTTGGCTGATGCCCATAATTTACTAATTTTTGAAGACGCCGCTCAAGCTCACCTGGCAGAGCGAGATGGTTACCGAGCTGGCTCTGTGGGCATTGCCGCAGCCTTTAGCTTCTACCCTAGTAAGAACCTAGGAGCCGTAGGAGATGGTGGCATGGTCGTGACGCAAGATACGAGTGTGGCCCAAACCATGCGATCGCTGCGCAACTACGGAGCACCCCGCAAATATTTTCATACGGAATATGGCACCAACAGCCGCCTAGACACCTTGCAAGCGGCTGTCCTCAATGTGAAGTTGCCTCACTTGGCCGAGTGGAACCGCGATCGCAATCAGATTGCTCAGTACTATGATGCTTTGTTGCAGCCGCTCCACTCAATGGGTTTAGTCCCTGTCACGAATCAAAGTAGCAGCGGTCACGTGTACCACCTCTATGTCCTGCGTGTGCAAGACTGCCCCTTGACTCGTCAGTTAATTCAAGAAGAGCTTTCAGCCCAAAATATTCAGACAGGCATTCACTACCCGATTCCCTGCCATTTACAACCTGCTTTTCAAAACTTAGGTTATAAAATGGGTGACTTTCCTCAAGCAGAGCAGCTCTGCCAAGAAATTCTCTCCCTGCCTATGTATCCTGGTTTGACTCCAGCTCAAGTAGAGCGAGTCGTGGCTACCTTGAAAGGTTTACTCCAAGCATATCCTCCGGCAGCCAACACCCAGTTATGTACTCCAGTAATGGCAAACTAA
- a CDS encoding Mov34/MPN/PAD-1 family protein — protein MTLQLDSHHIQAIAAHAERTYPEECCGLLLGKLGSGASESRMVVEVRATENIWTQDLGDTIELPSDWDVIQHKHFWIDPREMLQVQREARDRHLDIIGVYHSHPDHPATPSEMDRMCAWAHYSYVIVSVQHGKVIDLRSWSLTEDHRFQSEDILIAEAA, from the coding sequence GTGACTCTGCAACTCGACTCTCACCACATTCAAGCGATCGCGGCTCACGCTGAACGCACTTACCCGGAAGAGTGCTGCGGTTTGCTATTGGGGAAATTGGGTTCAGGTGCTAGCGAATCCAGGATGGTGGTAGAAGTTCGTGCCACTGAAAATATTTGGACTCAGGATTTAGGAGACACGATCGAGTTGCCCAGTGATTGGGATGTGATCCAACACAAGCATTTTTGGATTGATCCCCGCGAGATGCTGCAAGTTCAGCGGGAAGCCCGCGATCGCCACCTCGACATTATTGGTGTGTACCACTCCCATCCCGATCATCCCGCCACACCTTCGGAGATGGACCGAATGTGCGCCTGGGCGCACTACTCGTATGTTATTGTTTCCGTTCAACACGGTAAAGTTATAGATCTGCGTAGCTGGAGCCTGACCGAAGACCATCGGTTCCAGTCAGAAGATATTTTGATTGCTGAGGCTGCTTAG
- a CDS encoding zinc-binding dehydrogenase, which yields MLAALLYGQEDLRLEQVPDPTPGPGEVVIQVAAATTCGTDLKVWRRGGHARMLRPPTLFGHEAAGEIVAIGLGVTGWNIGDRVVANNSAPCLNCFFCHRQEYSLCPNLTFNNGTFAQYLKIPAPIVQQNLLPIPEDLPAELAAMTEPLACVLHGVARSNVKPGDRVALLGDGAIGLMFVAALANQGAEVFLFGGSDSRLQVGSKFGAAQVFNYRQVPDIPTTVKELTDGWGADVVIEATGVPAAWETAIACARPGATVNLFGGCPRDTTITVNTEQLHYSELTLKGVFHNTPDYVRAALSLLASRTVPFELLISDRQPLEQLEQVFQDMKDRKVIKVAIAN from the coding sequence GTGCTAGCAGCTCTCCTCTACGGTCAAGAAGATTTACGCTTAGAACAAGTCCCCGATCCCACTCCTGGCCCTGGGGAAGTGGTGATTCAAGTGGCAGCCGCAACGACTTGTGGCACAGACCTCAAAGTATGGCGGCGCGGGGGTCATGCCCGAATGCTGCGTCCTCCAACTCTATTTGGCCATGAAGCTGCTGGAGAGATTGTGGCCATTGGGTTAGGGGTGACAGGCTGGAACATTGGCGATCGCGTAGTTGCCAATAACTCCGCTCCTTGTCTCAACTGCTTTTTCTGCCACCGTCAAGAATATTCGCTCTGCCCCAACTTAACTTTTAACAACGGCACTTTTGCTCAATATCTCAAAATTCCCGCGCCGATTGTCCAGCAAAACTTGCTGCCGATTCCGGAAGATTTACCAGCAGAGTTAGCGGCAATGACCGAGCCGCTAGCTTGTGTCTTGCATGGAGTCGCCCGCTCTAACGTTAAACCTGGCGATCGCGTGGCTTTGCTTGGAGATGGCGCGATCGGACTCATGTTTGTGGCAGCTTTGGCAAACCAAGGCGCAGAAGTGTTTTTGTTTGGGGGTAGTGACTCACGCCTGCAAGTTGGCTCCAAGTTTGGCGCTGCCCAAGTCTTTAACTATCGCCAAGTGCCTGACATACCTACAACAGTGAAAGAGCTAACAGATGGTTGGGGCGCGGATGTGGTGATCGAAGCAACGGGAGTACCTGCGGCTTGGGAAACGGCGATCGCCTGTGCCCGTCCCGGTGCAACAGTGAATCTATTTGGCGGTTGTCCTCGCGATACCACGATTACCGTCAATACCGAACAACTCCACTACAGCGAACTGACGCTAAAAGGTGTTTTTCACAATACGCCTGACTATGTCCGGGCTGCGTTGTCTTTGCTGGCTAGTCGCACCGTGCCATTTGAGTTGTTGATTAGCGATCGCCAACCCCTTGAACAACTCGAACAAGTGTTTCAAGACATGAAAGATCGCAAAGTGATTAAAGTCGCGATCGCAAACTGA
- a CDS encoding Dethiobiotin synthetase, protein MDYETARSFLINQARLLNPNQDTFLSRLQQGKPPVPGQVTSILLALKVVFEALRAAPSLDRELIYTLHILALESRRQYDSQRKLGVVWPPLLDEDVTRISTAVKNIFSDEWKSA, encoded by the coding sequence ATGGATTACGAAACCGCTCGTAGTTTTTTAATCAATCAAGCGCGATTGCTCAACCCAAATCAAGATACGTTTTTATCTCGTCTCCAGCAAGGAAAACCGCCAGTTCCAGGGCAGGTTACGTCCATATTACTCGCCCTGAAAGTGGTATTTGAGGCACTGCGAGCCGCCCCGAGCCTAGACCGAGAATTAATTTATACCTTGCATATATTGGCACTAGAAAGCCGACGACAGTATGATTCGCAGCGCAAATTAGGAGTGGTTTGGCCACCCCTACTTGATGAAGACGTTACGCGAATTTCAACTGCCGTAAAAAATATTTTTTCAGATGAGTGGAAATCAGCCTAG
- a CDS encoding polysaccharide biosynthesis/export family protein — protein MSQACFRIRQFRAFTLTGLYSVATTASFTALLWAANARFLPEAAIGQTNQPASDRQTLPTVVPTVPVNPVVQPLPNSFPPLSNTFPATPPNARTQFDLYRLGPGDGIAVNVNRFPDLSFTANVNPEGNITAPLLGTISVRGLTLEEVQERLRVGFNRYVIDPMVVVTLGNQRPVQVTILGEVTKPGFYPVAGAQPRISNALLAAGGATNRADLREVQVRRTLIDGTVIEQRVDLFTPIANGGQLPDLRLEDGDAIVIPRLDVGEDKDYDRSLVARSTLAKQQITVRVLSYAGNGIGNINLPNGSTFLDALTAISPNLQNARLKKIALIRFDQEQGKAIAKELNGKKALMGDVSQNVPLQDNDVIIVGRNLVARITYALNTFTQPFRDVLGFLLFFSEISDSASDLFGPGSNDDDNNDDDDD, from the coding sequence ATGTCCCAAGCCTGTTTTCGGATACGTCAGTTTCGTGCCTTCACCCTAACCGGTCTGTACTCCGTCGCAACTACGGCATCGTTTACAGCTCTCTTGTGGGCGGCCAATGCTAGGTTTTTGCCAGAGGCAGCAATTGGGCAGACCAATCAACCAGCCAGCGATCGCCAAACCTTACCTACGGTTGTGCCAACAGTTCCGGTTAACCCAGTTGTACAGCCGCTGCCTAACTCGTTTCCCCCACTATCCAACACCTTCCCAGCCACGCCACCCAACGCCAGAACCCAGTTCGACTTATATCGCTTAGGGCCTGGAGATGGAATTGCTGTAAACGTCAATCGGTTTCCAGATTTGAGTTTCACGGCCAACGTCAACCCCGAAGGCAATATCACCGCACCCTTGCTAGGTACGATTTCTGTCAGGGGTCTCACTTTAGAAGAAGTTCAGGAACGACTACGAGTTGGCTTTAATCGGTATGTGATCGATCCAATGGTGGTCGTAACCTTAGGAAATCAACGCCCGGTGCAAGTAACCATCCTAGGAGAAGTTACCAAACCAGGTTTCTACCCAGTAGCTGGAGCCCAGCCCCGGATCTCGAACGCCCTACTCGCTGCGGGGGGAGCTACGAATCGAGCGGATTTAAGGGAAGTGCAAGTGCGTCGGACCTTGATTGACGGCACGGTCATTGAACAAAGAGTTGATTTGTTTACTCCCATCGCCAATGGCGGACAACTGCCAGACCTGCGTCTAGAAGACGGAGATGCGATCGTGATCCCTAGACTGGATGTGGGTGAGGACAAGGATTACGACCGTAGCTTGGTCGCTCGTTCTACCCTTGCCAAACAACAAATTACGGTGCGAGTTCTAAGTTATGCCGGTAATGGCATCGGCAACATTAACCTACCCAATGGCAGTACCTTTTTAGATGCTTTAACTGCCATTAGCCCTAATTTGCAGAACGCCAGACTCAAGAAAATTGCTTTGATCCGCTTCGATCAAGAGCAAGGGAAGGCGATCGCCAAAGAATTAAATGGCAAGAAAGCCTTGATGGGCGATGTTTCGCAAAATGTTCCACTTCAAGATAATGATGTCATTATTGTGGGTCGTAATTTGGTGGCTCGAATTACCTACGCTCTCAATACATTTACTCAACCGTTCCGCGATGTCTTAGGATTTCTATTGTTCTTTAGCGAAATCTCTGATAGTGCCAGCGATCTTTTCGGCCCGGGTTCTAACGATGATGACAATAATGACGATGATGATGATTAG
- a CDS encoding serine/threonine-protein kinase, which translates to MSYCLNPVCRNPENTGDVEKCLACGTPLRLKERYRAIEPIGQGGFGKTFLAIDEDLPSKPHCVIKQFFPQSSQSFSKAEELFRREAEQLEQLGKRHLQIPELFAFFELGSGLYFVQEFVDGQDLDQELKNVGKLDEAKIWCLLEELLCILKFIHSNRVIHRDIKSANIIRRSTDHKLVLVDFGISKLASETGIEVTGTVIGSRGYAAPEQEEGKGYFSSDLFGLAATCFYLLTSVQPSKVLSQWGNWQKNLKNHLKRNNISDDLRDLLVRLLQRTPSQRYQSADEVIELLNSIRPQITVAPTLPVFTIADRKINEIWPCEKTLTSHSSTVLSVAISPDGQVLASGSGVDDMLVKIWELSTGKPIRSLFGHTSGVQFVTISSDGQTLVSASSDKVIKVWDLVTKHLRHTITEDSNWFWSVTTNSSAEILAVGHENGANLWDLTAGKLLGTLVSQDRFSDDYSIDGPIFSVAISLDNQIVVGGSHDGKIKLWELSTGNLLDVISTGHEGLVKPLIFSPNEHILASSGSDDSTIKVWDLKNHELVHTCNGHTDRIRALAFSPDGHTLASASSDETVGLWDMKTGEKLLSLEGHSGPVLSVTFSPDSQTLVTGGQDKTIKIWQRACIL; encoded by the coding sequence ATGAGTTACTGCCTCAATCCTGTATGTCGAAACCCTGAGAATACGGGTGATGTGGAAAAGTGTTTGGCATGCGGTACACCTCTACGGTTAAAAGAGCGATACCGAGCTATAGAACCAATTGGTCAAGGAGGCTTCGGTAAAACCTTTTTAGCGATTGATGAAGATTTACCTTCAAAGCCGCACTGTGTAATCAAACAATTCTTTCCTCAAAGCAGTCAAAGCTTTTCAAAAGCAGAAGAGTTATTTCGTCGTGAAGCTGAGCAGCTGGAACAACTGGGTAAGCGGCACCTTCAAATTCCGGAATTATTTGCTTTCTTTGAATTGGGTAGCGGTTTGTACTTTGTTCAAGAGTTTGTTGATGGACAAGACCTAGACCAAGAACTCAAGAACGTAGGAAAACTTGACGAAGCCAAGATTTGGTGCTTGCTTGAGGAGTTACTATGTATCCTCAAATTTATTCATAGCAACCGAGTAATTCATCGCGATATAAAGTCTGCAAATATTATTCGTCGAAGCACTGATCACAAACTTGTCTTGGTAGACTTCGGCATTTCTAAGCTTGCGAGCGAGACTGGTATAGAGGTAACTGGAACTGTAATTGGTAGTCGTGGATATGCTGCCCCAGAGCAAGAAGAGGGAAAAGGTTATTTTTCCAGCGATCTTTTTGGTTTAGCTGCAACCTGTTTTTATTTGTTGACGAGTGTGCAACCTTCTAAAGTACTATCGCAATGGGGTAACTGGCAGAAGAATTTAAAAAACCATCTGAAGAGAAATAATATTAGTGATGACTTAAGAGACTTGCTTGTCAGACTTTTGCAAAGAACTCCTAGCCAACGATATCAATCAGCAGATGAAGTCATTGAGCTTCTAAACTCTATAAGACCTCAGATTACTGTTGCACCGACATTGCCTGTCTTCACAATCGCGGATAGAAAAATAAATGAAATATGGCCATGCGAAAAAACCTTGACTAGCCACTCGTCAACCGTACTTTCTGTAGCCATTAGTCCGGATGGTCAAGTCTTGGCTAGTGGTAGTGGTGTGGATGACATGCTAGTCAAAATCTGGGAGTTAAGCACAGGAAAACCTATCCGAAGCCTCTTTGGGCATACAAGCGGAGTGCAGTTCGTTACTATTAGTTCTGATGGTCAAACTCTTGTAAGCGCTAGCAGTGATAAGGTAATCAAGGTTTGGGACTTAGTTACAAAACATTTACGTCACACCATCACGGAAGACTCTAACTGGTTTTGGTCAGTTACTACTAACTCCAGTGCAGAAATTCTTGCTGTTGGTCATGAGAACGGGGCTAACTTATGGGACTTGACAGCGGGTAAACTACTCGGCACGCTGGTCAGCCAAGATCGGTTCTCAGATGACTATTCTATAGATGGACCTATTTTTTCAGTGGCAATCAGTCTTGATAATCAGATTGTTGTTGGTGGTAGCCATGACGGAAAGATCAAACTTTGGGAATTAAGCACAGGTAATTTGTTAGATGTTATTTCAACTGGACATGAAGGGCTAGTGAAACCTCTTATCTTTAGTCCTAACGAACACATTCTTGCTAGCAGTGGAAGTGATGACAGCACAATTAAGGTTTGGGACTTAAAGAATCATGAATTAGTTCACACTTGCAACGGCCATACAGATCGGATTCGCGCACTTGCTTTCAGTCCCGATGGTCATACTCTAGCAAGCGCTAGTAGTGATGAGACAGTTGGGTTATGGGATATGAAAACAGGTGAAAAATTGTTAAGCCTTGAAGGTCATAGTGGGCCAGTTCTATCAGTAACCTTTAGTCCTGACAGTCAAACCCTTGTTACTGGGGGTCAGGATAAAACTATTAAAATCTGGCAACGCGCTTGTATACTGTAG